Proteins encoded by one window of Halobaculum halobium:
- a CDS encoding VOC family protein, whose protein sequence is MTTRPAATQPRPALASLALEVSDLGRAATWYADTFGLVPTRRTATECAFDVGGTEFVLRRPDSVPRGGLHTHFAFETPAREYPAWRARFPDAPEIDFGTFRSLYLEDDDGHAPEIGGTAPDGTGTGLVGVFEVVLEVANVDLASDCWSALGFSAVDRGDGRRRIRMRGPAGADRQFDVELWEPQLGLAGARGGVHVDLAFRVREPAAVAEHAYGDLPSVTVQEAPDGSVELYDPDGHHLVLLPDDESTDTAEEEP, encoded by the coding sequence ATGACGACGCGACCCGCGGCGACGCAGCCGCGCCCGGCGCTCGCGTCGCTCGCGCTGGAGGTGTCCGACCTCGGGCGCGCGGCGACGTGGTACGCCGACACGTTCGGTCTAGTTCCGACCCGTCGAACCGCTACCGAGTGTGCCTTCGACGTCGGCGGCACCGAGTTCGTGCTCCGTCGGCCCGACTCGGTCCCGCGCGGCGGCCTCCACACGCACTTCGCGTTCGAGACGCCCGCCCGCGAGTACCCCGCTTGGCGCGCTCGCTTCCCCGACGCGCCCGAAATTGATTTCGGCACCTTTCGCTCGCTATATCTCGAGGACGACGACGGCCACGCCCCGGAGATCGGCGGGACGGCCCCCGACGGGACCGGAACCGGTCTCGTCGGCGTGTTCGAGGTGGTGCTGGAGGTGGCGAACGTCGACCTCGCGAGCGACTGCTGGTCGGCACTCGGGTTTTCGGCGGTCGACCGCGGCGACGGGCGGCGACGGATCCGGATGCGCGGCCCCGCCGGCGCCGACCGACAGTTCGACGTGGAACTGTGGGAGCCCCAGCTGGGACTGGCGGGCGCCCGTGGTGGCGTCCACGTCGACCTGGCGTTCCGGGTACGCGAGCCCGCGGCCGTCGCGGAGCACGCCTACGGCGACCTCCCTTCGGTGACAGTCCAAGAGGCGCCCGATGGGTCGGTCGAGCTGTACGACCCGGACGGCCACCACCTCGTGTTGCTGCCCGACGACGAGAGTACGGACACGGCAGAGGAGGAGCCGTGA
- a CDS encoding SDR family NAD(P)-dependent oxidoreductase, whose translation MDWTKRHRTVVITGANEGIGYHLLTSLVEDGYRVAGLDINGEHIEPLQNSHPELVRFIDCDVTVDEDVETAIGEVVSEWGPIDILVNNAGIFNFDLFEDQTLADTKREFEVNYFGYVRLIHAILPHMRERGEGLIHNVSSGAGLVGHPGLSGYASTKGAIEALVRSLRLELQHENVTCTVMHPPLSNTRSTAELGYPESLLSDPKTVGRKLLGRSNRGGRLSTPTGRRNSASPSRNAFRISSEREPSSSSNPPSKSSVLMEGTPHGEASSRTLIGVEQPLSTCARVNSSGEFRSGDIHRVDRGCGEISCHRLAGVSLSWRRR comes from the coding sequence ATGGACTGGACAAAACGACACCGTACTGTCGTAATCACCGGGGCAAACGAGGGGATCGGCTATCATCTTCTCACCTCGCTCGTCGAGGACGGCTACCGAGTTGCTGGACTCGATATCAACGGAGAGCACATCGAACCTCTCCAAAACAGCCACCCTGAATTGGTGCGTTTTATCGACTGTGATGTGACCGTAGATGAGGACGTCGAGACAGCGATCGGGGAGGTCGTGAGCGAATGGGGACCGATCGACATCCTCGTCAACAATGCTGGAATATTCAACTTCGACCTCTTCGAGGACCAGACGCTCGCCGACACAAAACGGGAGTTCGAGGTGAACTACTTCGGCTATGTCCGGCTGATCCACGCGATCCTGCCGCATATGCGGGAACGGGGGGAAGGACTCATCCATAACGTGAGTTCCGGGGCAGGCCTCGTCGGCCATCCCGGACTCTCCGGCTATGCATCGACGAAAGGCGCTATCGAAGCGCTCGTGCGATCGCTGCGGCTGGAACTGCAACATGAGAATGTCACGTGTACAGTGATGCACCCGCCGCTCTCGAACACGCGCTCCACGGCCGAACTCGGCTATCCGGAATCCCTGCTGAGTGACCCGAAAACCGTCGGCCGCAAGCTACTGGGAAGATCGAATCGAGGGGGCCGGTTATCTACGCCGACTGGAAGACGAAATTCGGCCTCGCCGTCTCGAAACGCGTTCCGTATCTCGTCCGAAAGGGAACCCAGCAGTTCGTCGAACCCACCGAGTAAATCCTCTGTACTCATGGAAGGTACACCGCATGGCGAGGCAAGTTCTCGCACTCTGATCGGTGTGGAACAGCCACTGAGCACGTGTGCGCGTGTAAATAGTTCTGGGGAGTTCCGTTCTGGTGACATTCACCGAGTTGATCGTGGTTGTGGTGAGATTTCATGTCACCGTCTCGCTGGTGTCTCACTTTCATGGAGGCGCCGGTGA
- a CDS encoding AbrB/MazE/SpoVT family DNA-binding domain-containing protein has protein sequence MSTETDGQGRLYIPKEVREKYGQKYHLVMYEDRIELIPVADDPLAAVREAAGDLRDAPVEDIREDIEEEAMADAGEEDADR, from the coding sequence ATGTCAACAGAGACCGATGGGCAGGGACGGCTGTACATCCCGAAAGAGGTCCGCGAGAAGTACGGCCAGAAGTATCATCTCGTGATGTACGAGGACAGAATCGAGTTGATTCCGGTCGCAGACGATCCACTCGCCGCCGTCCGCGAGGCGGCGGGCGACCTTCGTGATGCACCAGTCGAGGACATTCGAGAAGACATCGAAGAAGAAGCAATGGCAGACGCCGGAGAGGAGGACGCCGATAGATGA
- a CDS encoding PIN domain-containing protein — translation MTVYVETDFLLALAKDSDWLQGSAEEALGEYEVETSAFSYLELLLARERYEFDYVPLVANLLELVPVQDEKEKQVVLKAVNYYDEGMTPFDAFHAATAETRGMDVLSSERDYEDIEVERVPLEPTDEE, via the coding sequence ATGACGGTGTACGTCGAGACGGACTTCTTGCTCGCACTCGCCAAGGACTCCGACTGGCTGCAGGGGTCCGCTGAGGAAGCACTCGGGGAATACGAGGTCGAAACATCGGCGTTCTCCTACCTCGAACTCCTTCTCGCCCGAGAACGCTACGAGTTCGACTACGTACCGCTCGTGGCGAATCTGCTCGAACTCGTTCCAGTGCAGGACGAGAAAGAGAAACAGGTAGTTCTGAAAGCAGTCAACTATTACGACGAGGGGATGACACCGTTCGACGCGTTCCACGCAGCGACTGCGGAAACGCGAGGGATGGACGTACTCTCCTCTGAGAGAGACTACGAAGACATCGAGGTAGAGCGAGTCCCACTCGAACCGACCGATGAGGAATAA
- a CDS encoding DUF5779 family protein, which produces MTDFGLDLRDAEEMIESEGTVGDVILGVLDGETEPEHWVRNVEYGNVLVLAVEGDLNERAGGFAREVKDMGGELTHFRGFLIVSPPGVDVDTEKLS; this is translated from the coding sequence ATGACCGATTTCGGGCTCGACCTCCGCGACGCCGAGGAGATGATCGAGTCGGAGGGGACCGTGGGGGACGTGATCTTAGGGGTGCTCGACGGGGAGACCGAACCCGAGCACTGGGTGCGCAACGTGGAGTACGGGAACGTGCTCGTGCTCGCCGTCGAGGGCGATCTGAACGAGCGGGCCGGCGGCTTCGCGCGAGAGGTGAAGGATATGGGCGGGGAATTGACCCACTTCCGAGGCTTCCTCATCGTCTCCCCGCCGGGCGTCGACGTCGACACCGAGAAACTGAGCTGA
- a CDS encoding LeuA family protein has product MSATDEFDSVRIFDTTLRDGEQSPRTSFDYEEKREIAAALDELGVSVIEAGFPVNSDAEFEAVKDIAESTDTTVCGLARVVEKDIQAAIDSGVGMIHTFVSTSDVQIEDSMHATREEVKQRAVEAVEMAKESGAEVMFSPMDATRTQESFLVEVIEAVDEVGVDWINIPDTCGVATPRRFGDLIEVVAEHTDAGIDVHTHDDFGLAGANALAGVEAGAHQMQVSVNGIGERAGNAALEEVVMAAESLYDADTGIDTTRITEVSRMVEQASDIEVPPNKPVVGRNAFSHESGIHAAGVIENSDTFEPGVMTPEMVGATRELVMGKHTGTHSVRQRLTDAGFDPTESQVRTITRRVKDAGAEGRVTMSDVRQFAREEGVAEMEDDGEEEREREARI; this is encoded by the coding sequence CTGAGTGCAACTGACGAGTTCGATTCTGTCCGAATCTTCGACACGACGCTCCGCGACGGCGAGCAGTCGCCGCGCACGTCGTTCGACTACGAGGAGAAACGTGAGATAGCCGCGGCGCTCGACGAGCTGGGCGTGTCCGTCATCGAGGCGGGCTTCCCGGTCAACTCCGACGCGGAGTTCGAGGCCGTCAAAGACATCGCGGAGTCGACCGACACGACCGTCTGCGGGCTCGCCCGCGTGGTCGAGAAGGACATTCAGGCCGCCATCGACTCGGGGGTCGGGATGATCCACACCTTCGTCTCCACGAGCGACGTGCAGATCGAAGACTCGATGCACGCCACCCGCGAGGAGGTGAAACAGCGGGCGGTCGAGGCCGTCGAGATGGCCAAGGAGTCCGGCGCCGAGGTCATGTTCTCGCCGATGGACGCCACCCGGACCCAGGAGTCGTTCCTGGTCGAGGTCATCGAGGCCGTCGACGAGGTCGGCGTCGACTGGATCAACATCCCCGACACCTGCGGCGTGGCGACGCCGCGCCGCTTCGGCGACCTGATCGAGGTCGTCGCCGAGCACACGGACGCCGGCATCGACGTCCACACCCACGACGACTTCGGGCTGGCGGGCGCGAACGCGCTGGCCGGCGTCGAGGCTGGCGCCCACCAGATGCAGGTGTCGGTCAACGGCATCGGCGAGCGCGCGGGCAACGCCGCCCTCGAGGAGGTCGTCATGGCCGCCGAGTCGCTGTACGACGCCGACACCGGCATCGACACGACCCGGATCACCGAAGTGTCGCGGATGGTCGAGCAGGCCAGCGACATCGAGGTGCCGCCGAACAAGCCCGTGGTCGGGCGCAACGCCTTCAGCCACGAGTCCGGCATCCACGCCGCCGGCGTCATCGAGAACAGCGACACGTTCGAGCCGGGGGTCATGACCCCGGAGATGGTCGGCGCGACCCGCGAGCTGGTGATGGGCAAACACACCGGCACCCACTCGGTCCGCCAACGACTGACCGACGCCGGGTTCGACCCGACGGAGTCGCAGGTGCGCACCATCACCCGCCGGGTGAAAGACGCCGGCGCCGAGGGCCGCGTCACCATGTCCGACGTTCGCCAGTTCGCCCGCGAGGAGGGCGTCGCCGAGATGGAGGACGACGGCGAAGAGGAGCGCGAGCGGGAGGCTCGGATCTGA
- the ilvB gene encoding biosynthetic-type acetolactate synthase large subunit, translated as MEETDDDRASDPRRRARRGRRRGRTDRAERPDEADAEPTDEPTADAAAARAEAATRSPGTGANAVIAALEAAGVETAFGVQGGAIMPVYDALSASSIHHVTMAHEGAVHAADAYGIVRGDPGVCMATSGPGATNLVTGIADASMDSDAMLALTGQVPSDMVGSDAFQETDTVGVTAPITKHNYFASDSDDVGRTVGEAFALAGTGRPGPTLVDLPKDVTFGETDRPVGEPAAPDRAIPDAEADDRQVEEAASAIQRAERPLCLFGGGVIKGDATEEARAFAREFGIPVVTTMPGIGSFPEDEDLCLSWAGMHGTGYANMAITHTDCLIAVGTRFDDRLTGGVDTFAPEAEVVHVDIDPAEISKNVHADYPVIGDAATVLDQLDAAIGYADAPDTAAWREQCAAWREQYPMDYAIDPDEPVKPQFVVEAFDAAMDDDAYVTTGVGQHQMWAAQYWTYREPRTFVSSHGLGTMGYGLPAAIGARVAADDDRQVISFEGDGSFLMTIQELSVAVRENLDVTIVVLNNEYIGMVRQWQDAFFEGNHMASQYDWMPEFDTLAEAFGAKGFRIDEYDDVEGVVEEALAYDGPSVVDAHIDPEENVYPMVASGAANGQFALAEDQL; from the coding sequence ATGGAGGAGACCGACGATGACCGAGCCAGCGACCCCCGACGCCGAGCCCGACGAGGGCGACGGCGGGGGCGAACCGACCGAGCGGAGCGACCCGACGAGGCGGACGCCGAACCGACCGACGAGCCCACCGCCGACGCCGCCGCGGCGCGAGCGGAGGCAGCCACGAGGTCTCCGGGGACGGGGGCGAACGCGGTTATCGCCGCCCTTGAAGCCGCCGGCGTCGAGACGGCCTTCGGCGTGCAGGGCGGGGCGATCATGCCCGTCTACGACGCGCTCTCGGCGTCGTCGATCCACCACGTGACAATGGCTCACGAGGGAGCAGTCCACGCGGCCGACGCCTACGGCATCGTCCGCGGCGACCCCGGCGTCTGCATGGCCACCTCGGGACCGGGCGCGACGAACCTCGTCACCGGCATCGCCGACGCGTCGATGGACTCGGACGCGATGCTCGCGCTGACGGGACAGGTCCCCTCGGACATGGTCGGCTCCGACGCGTTCCAGGAGACCGACACGGTCGGCGTGACTGCGCCGATCACGAAGCACAACTACTTCGCCAGCGACTCCGACGACGTGGGCCGAACTGTCGGCGAGGCGTTCGCGCTCGCGGGGACTGGTCGTCCGGGGCCGACCCTGGTCGACCTCCCGAAAGACGTCACGTTCGGTGAGACCGACCGCCCGGTCGGCGAACCGGCGGCGCCCGACCGAGCGATCCCCGACGCCGAGGCCGACGACCGGCAGGTCGAGGAGGCCGCGAGCGCGATCCAGCGCGCCGAGCGTCCCCTCTGCCTGTTCGGCGGCGGCGTGATCAAAGGCGACGCGACCGAGGAGGCGCGGGCGTTCGCCCGCGAGTTCGGGATCCCGGTCGTGACGACGATGCCCGGCATCGGATCGTTCCCCGAGGATGAGGACCTGTGTCTCTCGTGGGCGGGGATGCACGGCACCGGCTACGCCAACATGGCGATCACCCACACGGACTGCCTGATCGCGGTCGGAACGCGGTTCGACGACCGCCTCACCGGTGGCGTCGACACGTTCGCGCCCGAGGCGGAGGTCGTCCACGTCGACATCGACCCCGCCGAGATCTCGAAGAACGTCCACGCCGACTACCCGGTCATCGGCGACGCGGCGACGGTGCTCGACCAGCTCGACGCCGCCATCGGCTACGCGGACGCGCCCGACACCGCGGCGTGGCGCGAGCAGTGCGCCGCGTGGCGCGAGCAGTACCCGATGGACTACGCCATCGACCCCGACGAGCCGGTGAAACCGCAGTTCGTCGTCGAGGCGTTCGACGCCGCCATGGACGACGACGCGTACGTCACCACCGGCGTCGGCCAACACCAGATGTGGGCGGCCCAGTACTGGACGTACCGCGAGCCGCGGACCTTCGTCTCCTCGCACGGGCTGGGGACGATGGGGTACGGGCTGCCCGCGGCCATCGGCGCGCGCGTCGCCGCCGACGACGACCGGCAGGTGATCAGCTTCGAGGGCGACGGATCGTTCCTGATGACGATCCAGGAGCTCTCCGTCGCCGTCCGGGAGAACCTCGACGTCACGATCGTCGTGCTCAACAACGAGTACATCGGGATGGTTCGCCAGTGGCAGGACGCCTTCTTCGAGGGCAACCACATGGCCTCCCAGTACGACTGGATGCCGGAGTTCGACACGCTCGCGGAGGCGTTCGGGGCGAAGGGCTTCCGCATCGACGAGTACGACGACGTGGAGGGCGTCGTCGAGGAGGCGCTGGCGTACGACGGCCCCTCGGTCGTCGACGCCCACATCGACCCCGAGGAGAACGTCTATCCGATGGTCGCCAGCGGCGCCGCGAACGGCCAGTTCGCGCTCGCGGAGGACCAGCTATGA
- the ilvN gene encoding acetolactate synthase small subunit, which translates to MAGPTPDERPHPTGRRDEHGVRKEPDHGPEPTRRATVSALVEDEPGVLARAAGLFRRRQFNIESLTVGPTTVEGHSRITLVVEETEAGIEQAKKQLAKLTPVIAVGELSGDAVAAELVLLKVRGEEPDKVHAITSMYDGQTLDAGPRTITVQITGDENTIDDAIDAFDQFGIIEIARTGQTALERGDSPTTPGEEPGHSAGETDDDEFTNYDD; encoded by the coding sequence CTGGCGGGACCGACTCCCGACGAGCGGCCACACCCGACGGGTCGCCGAGACGAACACGGCGTCCGCAAGGAGCCGGACCACGGTCCGGAGCCGACGCGACGCGCGACCGTTTCCGCGCTCGTCGAGGACGAACCGGGCGTCCTCGCGCGCGCCGCGGGGCTGTTCCGCCGCCGGCAGTTCAACATCGAGAGCCTGACGGTCGGCCCGACGACCGTCGAGGGCCACTCGCGGATCACCCTCGTCGTCGAGGAGACCGAGGCGGGGATCGAGCAGGCGAAAAAGCAGCTCGCGAAGCTCACGCCGGTCATCGCGGTCGGCGAGCTGAGCGGCGACGCCGTCGCCGCCGAACTGGTGTTGCTGAAGGTCCGCGGCGAGGAGCCCGACAAGGTGCACGCGATCACCTCGATGTACGACGGGCAGACCCTCGACGCCGGCCCGCGTACCATCACCGTGCAGATCACCGGCGACGAGAACACGATCGACGACGCGATCGACGCGTTCGACCAGTTCGGCATCATCGAGATCGCCCGGACCGGCCAGACGGCCCTGGAGCGAGGGGACTCCCCGACGACGCCCGGCGAGGAGCCGGGGCACTCGGCGGGCGAGACGGACGACGACGAGTTCACGAACTACGACGACTGA
- the ilvC gene encoding ketol-acid reductoisomerase — protein MTDSDSTLDTDVYYDEDADRSAIDDKTVAVLGYGSQGHAHAQNLHDSGVDVIVGLREDSSSRAAAEGDGLRVETPADAAAEADIVSVLVPDTVQPTVYEEIEPGIEEGDTLQFAHGFNIHYNQIVPKDGVDVTMVAPKSPGHLVRRNYEAGEGTPGLLAVYQDATGEAREEGLAYAHAIGCTRAGVVETTFREETETDLFGEQAVLCGGVTSLVKQGYETLVDAGYSREMAYFECLNELKLIVDLMYEGGLGEMWDSVSDTAEYGGLVKGDEVVDEHARENMEGVLEAVQDGTFAREWIAENQAGRPSYTQLREAEKNHDIEDVGEDLRSLFAWDADEAAEDGEGEEPGQAEVRADD, from the coding sequence ATGACAGACTCCGATTCCACCTTGGACACAGACGTATACTACGACGAGGACGCCGACCGCTCGGCGATCGACGACAAGACCGTGGCCGTGCTCGGCTACGGCAGCCAGGGCCACGCCCACGCGCAGAACCTCCACGACTCCGGCGTCGACGTGATCGTCGGCCTGCGGGAGGACTCCTCCTCGCGCGCGGCCGCCGAGGGCGACGGGCTGCGCGTGGAGACGCCCGCTGACGCCGCCGCCGAGGCGGACATCGTCTCCGTGCTCGTCCCCGATACGGTCCAACCGACCGTGTACGAGGAGATCGAGCCGGGGATCGAGGAGGGCGACACGCTCCAGTTCGCGCACGGCTTCAACATCCACTACAACCAGATCGTGCCGAAGGACGGCGTCGACGTGACCATGGTCGCGCCCAAGTCGCCGGGCCACCTCGTGCGCCGCAACTACGAGGCCGGCGAGGGCACCCCGGGACTGCTCGCCGTCTATCAGGACGCCACCGGCGAGGCGCGCGAGGAGGGCCTTGCGTACGCTCACGCGATCGGCTGTACCCGCGCGGGGGTCGTCGAGACGACGTTCCGAGAGGAGACCGAGACGGACCTCTTCGGCGAGCAGGCGGTGCTGTGCGGCGGCGTCACCTCGCTCGTGAAGCAGGGGTACGAGACGCTCGTCGACGCGGGCTACTCCCGCGAGATGGCGTACTTCGAGTGCCTGAACGAACTGAAGCTCATCGTCGACCTGATGTACGAGGGCGGGCTCGGCGAGATGTGGGACTCCGTCTCCGACACCGCGGAGTACGGCGGACTCGTCAAGGGCGACGAGGTCGTCGACGAGCACGCCCGCGAGAACATGGAGGGGGTGCTGGAGGCGGTGCAGGACGGCACCTTCGCGCGCGAGTGGATCGCCGAGAACCAGGCCGGCCGACCCTCCTACACGCAGCTTCGCGAGGCCGAGAAGAACCACGACATCGAGGACGTGGGCGAGGACCTCCGCTCGCTGTTCGCGTGGGACGCCGACGAGGCCGCCGAGGACGGCGAAGGCGAGGAACCCGGCCAGGCCGAGGTACGCGCCGATGACTGA
- the leuC gene encoding 3-isopropylmalate dehydratase large subunit: MSKGTLYDKVWERHKVADLPNGQDQLFIGLHLVHEVTSPQAFGMLRERDMEVAFPDRTVATTDHIVPTRPEGRDRPLADDQAEEMLTHLERNTEEAGIRFFGLDDDRQGIAHVVGPELGFVQPGMTVVCGDSHTSTHGAFGAIGMGIGTSQIRDVFATGSIAADKKDVRRVEVTGELGDGVGAKDVILHVIRELGVDGGVGHVYEYGGEAIRTLDMEGRLAVCNMSIEGGARAGYINPDETTYEYLKGREFAPDGEAFEERKQYWESIRSEEDAQYDDWVEVDADDLAPQVSWGTNPEQVVGVDEPVPAPSETRDPAAAESAQDHTEVTPGETMEGHEIDVAFLGTCTNGRVADFREAAKVLEGREVADDVRALAVPGSGTVKRTLEAEGIDQIFKDAGFQWREAGCSMCLAMNDDALEGDEVCASSSNRNYVGRQGSTEGRTHLMSPAMVAAAAVEGAVTDVRAFDTPELVGTADGDGAAPHDDDASAEVSE; the protein is encoded by the coding sequence ATGAGCAAGGGGACCCTGTACGACAAGGTGTGGGAGCGACACAAGGTCGCCGACCTGCCGAACGGGCAGGACCAGCTGTTCATCGGCCTCCACCTCGTCCACGAGGTGACGAGCCCGCAGGCGTTCGGGATGCTGCGCGAGCGCGACATGGAGGTCGCGTTCCCGGATCGGACGGTCGCCACAACCGATCACATCGTCCCGACGCGCCCGGAGGGGCGCGATCGTCCGCTCGCCGACGACCAGGCGGAGGAGATGCTCACGCACCTGGAGCGCAACACCGAGGAGGCGGGCATCCGCTTCTTCGGCCTCGACGACGACCGCCAGGGCATCGCCCACGTCGTCGGGCCCGAGCTGGGCTTCGTCCAGCCGGGGATGACCGTCGTCTGCGGCGACAGCCACACCTCGACCCACGGCGCCTTCGGCGCCATCGGCATGGGGATCGGCACGAGCCAGATCCGCGACGTGTTCGCCACCGGCTCCATCGCCGCCGACAAGAAGGACGTCAGACGCGTCGAGGTCACCGGCGAGCTGGGCGACGGCGTCGGCGCGAAAGACGTGATACTCCACGTCATCCGCGAGTTGGGCGTCGACGGCGGCGTCGGCCACGTGTACGAGTACGGCGGCGAGGCCATCCGCACGCTCGACATGGAGGGCCGCCTCGCGGTGTGCAACATGTCCATCGAGGGCGGCGCCCGCGCGGGCTACATCAACCCCGACGAGACTACCTATGAGTACCTGAAGGGGCGCGAGTTCGCTCCGGACGGCGAAGCGTTCGAGGAGCGCAAGCAGTACTGGGAGTCGATCCGCTCGGAGGAGGACGCCCAGTACGACGACTGGGTCGAGGTCGACGCGGACGACCTCGCCCCGCAGGTGTCGTGGGGGACCAACCCAGAACAGGTCGTCGGCGTCGACGAACCGGTGCCCGCCCCGTCCGAGACGCGCGACCCCGCGGCCGCCGAGTCCGCGCAGGATCACACGGAGGTGACGCCCGGCGAGACGATGGAGGGCCACGAGATCGACGTGGCGTTCCTGGGCACCTGCACGAACGGCCGCGTCGCGGACTTCCGCGAGGCCGCGAAGGTGCTCGAGGGCCGCGAGGTCGCTGACGACGTTCGCGCGCTCGCCGTCCCCGGCTCCGGCACGGTCAAGCGGACGCTGGAGGCCGAAGGCATCGACCAGATCTTCAAGGACGCCGGCTTCCAGTGGCGCGAGGCCGGCTGTTCGATGTGCCTCGCGATGAACGACGACGCGCTCGAGGGCGACGAGGTGTGCGCCTCGTCGTCGAACCGCAACTACGTCGGCCGACAGGGCAGCACCGAGGGGCGCACGCACCTGATGTCGCCCGCGATGGTCGCCGCGGCGGCCGTCGAGGGCGCGGTGACGGACGTGCGGGCGTTCGACACGCCCGAGCTCGTCGGCACCGCCGACGGCGACGGCGCCGCTCCCCACGATGACGACGCGAGCGCGGAGGTGAGCGAATGA
- a CDS encoding isocitrate/isopropylmalate dehydrogenase family protein encodes MTEASPADAPRSDGGDVPQIAVIEGDGIGREVVPAAVEVLDAVGDYAFTAAEAGDATLDETGEALPAETYELAATADATLFGAAGDSAADVILPLREAVGSFVNIRPARAYPGVDALRPETDLVFLRENTEGVYAGHEDRLSDDVSTLTRVVTESASRRLGEFACEYVAERDHDGFTVAHKANVMRETDGLFRDTVLATAEAAGVDAETVLMDAFATRVCLDPTQFDVIVCPNLAGDVLSDLAAGLVGGLGLLPSANVGAERGLFEPVHGTAPDIAGEGVANPSATILSAAMLVESLGDDDAGAKIRSAVERVLSDGPRTPDLGGEATTREVTDAVLARL; translated from the coding sequence ATGACTGAGGCGAGCCCGGCGGACGCGCCGCGATCGGACGGCGGCGATGTCCCCCAGATCGCGGTCATCGAGGGCGACGGCATCGGGCGGGAGGTCGTCCCCGCGGCCGTCGAGGTGCTCGACGCCGTCGGCGACTACGCGTTCACCGCGGCCGAGGCGGGCGACGCGACGCTCGACGAGACCGGCGAGGCGCTGCCCGCGGAGACGTACGAACTGGCCGCGACCGCGGACGCGACGCTGTTCGGCGCGGCCGGCGACTCGGCAGCCGACGTGATCCTCCCGCTGCGGGAGGCGGTCGGCTCGTTCGTCAACATCCGCCCGGCGCGGGCGTACCCCGGCGTCGACGCGCTCCGCCCGGAGACCGACCTCGTCTTCCTCCGAGAGAACACCGAGGGCGTGTACGCGGGCCACGAGGACCGCCTCAGCGACGACGTGTCGACGCTGACGCGCGTGGTGACGGAGTCGGCCTCCCGGCGCCTCGGCGAGTTCGCCTGCGAGTACGTCGCCGAACGCGACCACGACGGATTCACCGTCGCGCACAAGGCCAACGTGATGCGCGAGACGGACGGGCTGTTCCGCGACACCGTGCTCGCGACGGCCGAGGCGGCCGGCGTCGACGCCGAGACCGTCCTCATGGACGCGTTCGCGACGCGCGTGTGTCTCGACCCGACGCAGTTCGACGTGATCGTCTGCCCGAACCTCGCGGGCGACGTGCTGTCGGATCTGGCGGCGGGACTCGTCGGCGGGCTCGGCCTGTTGCCGTCGGCGAACGTCGGCGCCGAGCGGGGCCTGTTCGAGCCGGTCCACGGCACCGCTCCCGACATCGCCGGCGAGGGGGTCGCGAACCCGTCGGCGACGATCCTCTCGGCGGCGATGCTCGTCGAGTCGCTCGGCGACGACGACGCGGGCGCGAAGATTCGGTCGGCCGTCGAGCGCGTGCTCTCGGACGGGCCGCGCACGCCCGACCTCGGCGGCGAGGCGACGACGCGCGAGGTGACCGACGCGGTGCTGGCGCGGCTGTAA
- a CDS encoding DUF5799 family protein: protein MSNWTDAIVGERMTVDREFNDRIHQSEFSNQQWGLIMTAVEFEIEDADDPENARIVADTSKLPQIMPELDNVSQQMGGMPGGDPTGDSSGGAFGEIVSDIKDALLGGGGGGGTDTQQLEAAERLTQEYADELQRHLESKGKFEQVRLAYQE, encoded by the coding sequence ATGAGCAACTGGACGGACGCGATCGTCGGCGAACGCATGACCGTCGACCGCGAGTTCAACGACCGGATCCACCAGTCGGAGTTCTCGAACCAGCAGTGGGGACTGATCATGACGGCCGTCGAGTTCGAGATCGAGGACGCGGACGACCCGGAGAACGCCCGGATCGTCGCCGACACGTCGAAGCTTCCCCAGATAATGCCCGAACTCGACAACGTCTCCCAGCAGATGGGCGGGATGCCCGGCGGCGACCCCACGGGCGACTCCTCTGGCGGCGCCTTCGGCGAGATCGTCTCCGACATCAAGGACGCCCTCCTGGGCGGCGGTGGGGGCGGCGGCACGGACACCCAGCAACTGGAGGCCGCCGAGCGACTCACCCAGGAGTACGCCGACGAGCTCCAGCGACACCTGGAGTCGAAGGGGAAGTTCGAACAGGTCCGACTGGCGTATCAGGAGTAA